The proteins below come from a single Zea mays cultivar B73 chromosome 8, Zm-B73-REFERENCE-NAM-5.0, whole genome shotgun sequence genomic window:
- the LOC103635090 gene encoding probable sarcosine oxidase: MAASGAANDAAAATGLRLRYDVIVVGAGIMGSCAAHAAASRGAHTLLLERFDLLHQLGSSHGDSRIIRDAYVKAQYPPMVRLARRLWAEAEAESGYRVLTPAPHLSMGPRGNAALLAAVKSAGAEEVDLSQMWGGAFQAPEGWLTAVSEHGGGVLNATKSVAMFQALAVKMGAVVRDNAEVVDIRKEPEGGVVVKTSSGEEFRGAKCVVTVGAWTSKLLRSVAGVEIPIQPLHTLTLYWRIKPGRERGLMAKAGFPTFSSYGDTPVYGTPSLELPGLIKISCDGGPPCDPDNRDWASGDREITERVARWIQEFMPGHVDSAGAPVVRQSCICSMTPDKDFVIDWLGGEFGEDMVVGAGFSGHGFKMGPAVGRLLAEMAIDGEARTAVEAGVELGHFKINRFNVQDQQVKG, from the coding sequence ATGGCTGCCTCCGGAGCAGCTAATGACGCCGCCGCTGCTACGGGGCTCCGCCTCCGCTACGATGTCATCGTCGTGGGCGCGGGCATCATGGGAAGCTGCGCGGCGCACGCGGCCGCGTCCCGCGGGGCGCACACCCTGCTCCTGGAGCGCTTCGACCTGCTCCACCAGCTCGGCTCCTCGCACGGCGACTCCCGCATCATCCGCGACGCCTATGTGAAGGCACAGTACCCGCCCATGGTGCGCCTCGCCCGCCGCCTGtgggcggaggcggaggcggagtccGGGTACCGCGTGCTCACCCCTGCCCCGCACCTCTCCATGGGACCGCGCGGCAACGCCGCGCTCCTCGCTGCCGTCAAGAGCGCTGGCGCAGAGGAGGTGGATCTAAGCCAGATGTGGGGAGGCGCGTTCCAGGCACCGGAAGGGTGGTTGACCGCGGTGAGTGAGCACGGCGGCGGCGTGCTGAATGCGACCAAGTCGGTGGCCATGTTCCAGGCGCTCGCCGTCAAGATGGGCGCCGTGGTCAGGGACAACGCCGAGGTCGTGGACATCAGGAAGGAGCCGGAGGGAGGCGTCGTGGTGAAGACGAGCTCCGGCGAGGAGTTCCGCGGCGCCAAGTGCGTCGTGACGGTGGGCGCCTGGACAAGCAAGCTACTGAGGTCCGTGGCCGGCGTCGAGATCCCCATCCAGCCGCTGCACACGCTGACCCTGTACTGGCGCATCAAGCCCGGTCGCGAGCGCGGCCTGATGGCCAAGGCTGGCTTCCCGACTTTTTCCAGCTACGGCGACACGCCCGTTTACGGCACGCCTTCGCTTGAGCTCCCGGGCCTGATCAAGATCAGCTGCGACGGCGGGCCGCCGTGCGACCCGGATAACCGCGACTGGGCATCCGGCGACAGAGAAATCACCGAGCGGGTGGCTAGGTGGATCCAGGAGTTCATGCCGGGCCACGTGGACTCCGCCGGCGCGCCAGTCGTCCGGCAGTCATGCATATGTTCCATGACGCCAGATAAGGATTTCGTGATCGACTGGCTGGGTGGGGAATTCGGGGAGGACATGGTGGTCGGGGCTGGGTTCTCTGGGCACGGCTTCAAGATGGGGCCGGCGGTGGGGAGGCTCCTAGCTGAGATGGCCATCGACGGCGAGGCGAGGACTGCAGTGGAGGCCGGCGTGGAACTCGGTCacttcaagatcaacaggttcaacgttcaagatcaacaggttaaaGGGTAA